In Bacillus sp. DX3.1, the following proteins share a genomic window:
- a CDS encoding YqzM family protein, whose product MNEFEQNVQSKRNDAIDSGVGFIVSFGFFATLFIIATIIKFIGS is encoded by the coding sequence ATGAATGAATTTGAACAAAACGTTCAAAGCAAACGCAATGACGCTATTGATTCAGGGGTAGGTTTTATCGTTTCATTTGGTTTTTTCGCAACACTTTTTATTATTGCAACAATTATTAAATTTATTGGTTCTTAA
- a CDS encoding DNA internalization-related competence protein ComEC/Rec2 produces the protein MRGQWGYVAISFAIGIATACSSFSMLYISLFGCYVLFCIYRNSRQVLLICILTYIVSSFYVAYIERQNHPRQSLNSETVKGVIQTSPLINGDRLSFQIEVNDRDTLQLFYKIQSYEQKESLKQLWIGMSCTFNGKLKEPPQARNFYGFDYRDYLYKQQIHFLFEAGSISNCMQESSTFVQWIFSLRQSAVSSVEEMFPGQTGAFMNALVFGDRQLMSFEVEEQYQQFGLTHLLAISGSHIVLLIAIGYFILLRIGMTREMTTICLIVCIPLYMFLAGASPSVVRASVTGVMLLATLMHSVRVSSLDALSITAMLMFLYNPYVLFDIGFQFSFVGSFALLLSASRLLHRENGLIRNAIYLSVISQLASTPILLYHFGYFSPYSVLLNMIYVPFLSCFVLPCCLVILVCMLVVPSISIWIAHGLSVCLTFSNDVLQYCETLPFIRLIFGQPPPFLVALYCFSIICVFIFWEGLIGKKFRLLFVSLFLFISTCHYISSYFRASGSVTFIDVGQGDAILIRLPYEKGVYLIDTGGTLPVKKEKWQKKKHEFSVGHDILLPFLQKEGVRKIDKLIVTHGDADHMGAAKELVQSIAVEEIVFGTKIEETPLEKDLKQFAKQKHIRTKIVGQGESWREGGALFSVLLPEGREKGDNETSIVLQAKLGGFTWLFTGDLEEKGEKNLIEQYPQLQVDILKVGHHGSKTSSSSVFLDQIQPQKAIISVGDRNRYGHPHQEVLERFVERDIDVWRTDEQGAIVYIFQGERGTFHGKLT, from the coding sequence TTGCGTGGACAATGGGGGTATGTTGCAATTTCGTTTGCTATAGGGATTGCAACAGCCTGTTCCTCGTTTTCAATGTTGTATATAAGTTTGTTTGGCTGTTATGTCCTGTTTTGTATATATCGAAATTCTCGTCAAGTCCTCCTTATATGTATCCTCACATATATAGTTAGTTCTTTCTACGTAGCATATATAGAAAGGCAAAACCATCCTCGACAATCCTTAAACAGTGAAACTGTAAAAGGTGTTATTCAAACATCCCCTCTGATAAACGGTGATCGACTTTCTTTTCAAATAGAGGTAAATGATAGAGATACGTTGCAACTCTTTTATAAAATACAGTCGTATGAACAAAAAGAAAGCTTGAAGCAGTTGTGGATTGGTATGAGCTGTACGTTCAATGGGAAATTAAAGGAACCACCGCAAGCACGGAATTTTTATGGGTTTGACTATCGTGACTATTTATACAAGCAACAGATTCATTTTTTATTTGAAGCGGGATCAATTTCAAATTGTATGCAAGAATCTTCGACGTTTGTGCAGTGGATATTTTCACTGCGGCAAAGCGCGGTTTCATCGGTGGAAGAAATGTTCCCCGGACAAACTGGAGCGTTTATGAATGCTTTAGTATTTGGAGACCGGCAGCTGATGTCATTTGAAGTAGAAGAACAATATCAACAATTTGGCCTTACCCATCTTTTGGCGATTTCAGGTTCGCATATTGTACTGCTAATTGCAATTGGGTATTTTATTTTACTACGAATCGGAATGACACGGGAAATGACCACGATTTGCCTCATTGTTTGTATTCCTTTGTACATGTTTTTAGCAGGGGCTTCTCCATCTGTCGTACGAGCCTCTGTAACGGGTGTAATGTTATTAGCTACACTGATGCATTCTGTTCGTGTTTCAAGCCTGGATGCCCTTAGTATAACGGCTATGCTGATGTTTTTATATAACCCTTATGTGTTATTTGATATTGGATTTCAATTTTCATTTGTTGGTAGTTTTGCATTATTACTTTCAGCAAGTCGGCTTTTACATCGTGAAAATGGCCTCATTCGAAATGCAATCTATCTTTCGGTTATTTCACAGCTTGCTAGTACTCCTATTTTATTATATCATTTCGGTTATTTTTCCCCATATAGTGTTCTTCTCAATATGATATATGTCCCGTTCTTATCTTGTTTTGTGTTACCTTGTTGCCTCGTTATTCTTGTTTGTATGTTAGTTGTACCCTCTATATCTATATGGATTGCGCATGGATTATCAGTGTGCTTAACGTTTTCAAATGATGTTCTTCAGTATTGTGAAACCCTCCCGTTTATCCGTCTTATTTTTGGGCAACCTCCTCCGTTCCTTGTGGCTTTATATTGTTTTAGTATTATTTGTGTATTCATTTTTTGGGAAGGGTTGATTGGGAAGAAATTTCGGCTTCTCTTTGTGAGTCTTTTTCTCTTTATCAGTACATGTCATTACATCTCTTCCTATTTTCGTGCCAGTGGAAGTGTTACTTTTATTGATGTTGGACAAGGAGATGCGATTTTGATTCGTTTGCCGTATGAAAAAGGGGTCTATCTCATTGATACAGGGGGAACCCTTCCGGTAAAAAAAGAAAAATGGCAGAAAAAAAAGCATGAGTTTTCTGTGGGACATGATATACTCCTTCCGTTTTTACAAAAAGAAGGTGTTAGAAAGATTGATAAGTTAATTGTAACGCATGGGGATGCTGATCATATGGGAGCAGCAAAAGAGTTAGTACAGTCTATCGCTGTGGAAGAGATTGTATTTGGAACGAAGATAGAAGAAACACCGCTAGAGAAGGACTTGAAGCAGTTTGCCAAGCAAAAGCATATACGGACGAAAATTGTAGGGCAAGGGGAAAGTTGGCGAGAGGGCGGAGCATTGTTCTCTGTTTTATTACCAGAAGGACGAGAGAAGGGGGATAATGAAACATCGATTGTGTTACAAGCAAAATTAGGTGGATTCACATGGCTGTTTACAGGGGATTTAGAGGAAAAAGGAGAAAAAAATCTCATAGAGCAATATCCACAGTTACAAGTTGATATTTTAAAGGTGGGTCATCATGGGAGTAAAACATCATCGTCATCTGTTTTTTTAGACCAGATTCAGCCGCAAAAAGCGATTATTTCGGTAGGAGATCGGAATCGCTATGGTCATCCGCATCAGGAAGTTTTAGAGCGTTTTGTGGAAAGGGACATTGATGTATGGCGAACCGATGAGCAAGGGGCTATTGTATATATTTTTCAAGGAGAACGGGGAACGTTTCACGGTAAATTGACATAG
- a CDS encoding ComE operon protein 2, which translates to MERISWDQYFMTQSHLLSLRSTCTRLAVGATIVRDKRIIAGGYNGSITGGVHCIDDGCYVIDNHCVRTIHAEMNALLQCAKFGAKTDGAEIYVTHFPCLQCCKAIIQSGITAVYYAQDYKNHPYAVELFQQANVKVKHVPLEYDITTLEQQQRIIQVKELFASLEKDDLTMDELQQVFAKAKDML; encoded by the coding sequence ATGGAAAGAATTTCTTGGGATCAATATTTTATGACACAAAGCCATTTGTTATCACTGCGTAGCACATGTACAAGGCTTGCGGTAGGGGCGACAATTGTCCGTGATAAGCGAATTATTGCGGGTGGATATAATGGTTCGATTACAGGTGGTGTGCATTGTATAGACGATGGTTGTTATGTCATTGATAATCATTGCGTCCGTACCATTCATGCGGAGATGAATGCGCTGTTGCAATGTGCTAAATTTGGTGCAAAAACAGACGGTGCAGAAATTTACGTCACGCATTTTCCTTGTTTGCAATGCTGTAAAGCGATTATTCAAAGTGGTATTACGGCTGTGTATTATGCGCAAGACTATAAAAACCATCCGTATGCTGTTGAATTATTCCAGCAAGCAAATGTAAAAGTGAAACATGTCCCGCTTGAATATGATATTACAACGTTAGAACAGCAACAACGTATTATACAAGTAAAAGAACTTTTTGCATCTTTAGAGAAAGATGATCTTACAATGGATGAATTACAACAAGTATTCGCTAAAGCAAAAGATATGCTGTAA
- a CDS encoding helix-hairpin-helix domain-containing protein: MMMNFQKKWFALLGAIGVVFLLFIWQTKHQPEQQVVKLETNEKAEERKSKLKLEESKQQKKTIMIDIKGAVHREGVYELQTGARVKDSIEKAGGFLPEADVAKVNLAQVVQDQMLLYVPKKGDQVQGTSPSSQQEGKIQINAASKEQLEKIPGIGPRKAENIMKYREQRGPFQKVEDLLEVDGIGEKSLEKIKDQIIIP; this comes from the coding sequence ATGATGATGAATTTTCAAAAGAAGTGGTTTGCTTTATTAGGGGCTATTGGAGTAGTTTTTTTATTATTTATATGGCAGACAAAGCACCAACCTGAGCAGCAAGTCGTAAAACTGGAAACAAATGAGAAGGCTGAAGAGAGGAAAAGTAAATTAAAATTAGAAGAGTCAAAACAACAGAAAAAAACAATTATGATTGATATAAAAGGAGCTGTACACCGTGAAGGCGTATATGAGTTGCAAACTGGAGCGCGTGTAAAGGATAGCATTGAAAAAGCAGGAGGTTTTTTACCAGAAGCAGATGTAGCAAAGGTGAATTTAGCGCAGGTCGTTCAAGATCAAATGCTACTTTATGTTCCGAAAAAAGGAGACCAAGTGCAGGGAACTAGCCCGTCTTCACAACAAGAGGGGAAAATTCAAATTAATGCGGCATCAAAAGAGCAGCTTGAAAAAATACCGGGTATTGGACCTCGAAAAGCAGAAAATATTATGAAATATCGTGAGCAGCGTGGACCGTTTCAAAAAGTGGAGGATTTATTGGAAGTGGATGGAATTGGAGAAAAGTCTCTTGAAAAAATAAAAGATCAAATAATTATTCCATAA
- the comER gene encoding late competence protein ComER, with product MNIGIIGTGNMGNILIDACLETRAVKPSCLTIINRTLAKAYHIKEKYPSIHIAKTIQEVIERSQLIFICVKPLDIYPILTKHAAHFTNEKCLVSITSPISASQLEKIVPCHVARIIPSITNRAFSGASLFTFGKNCSNEWEQKLFRLFKNISTPIVIREDITRVSSDIASCGPAFFSYLLQCFIDAAVDKTNITHEEATTLASEMIIGMGKLLEKGIFTLPTLQEKVCVKGGVTGEGIRILEDHVGDMFEKLFERTHEKYDEDIAEVEQQFNKHT from the coding sequence TTGAACATAGGAATCATAGGGACAGGAAACATGGGGAACATACTCATCGATGCATGCTTGGAAACCCGTGCTGTCAAGCCTTCGTGCCTTACTATTATTAATCGTACGCTCGCAAAAGCATATCATATAAAAGAAAAGTATCCTTCTATTCATATAGCAAAGACGATACAAGAAGTAATTGAGCGTTCACAACTTATTTTCATTTGTGTAAAGCCTTTAGATATATATCCGATTTTGACAAAACACGCCGCTCATTTTACAAATGAAAAATGCCTTGTTTCTATTACAAGTCCAATATCGGCTTCTCAATTAGAAAAGATTGTACCGTGTCACGTAGCACGTATTATTCCAAGCATCACAAACCGAGCGTTCTCTGGTGCTTCACTTTTTACATTTGGGAAAAACTGTTCAAACGAATGGGAACAAAAGTTGTTTCGTTTATTTAAAAACATTTCTACCCCTATTGTGATTCGAGAGGATATCACACGAGTTTCATCTGATATCGCAAGTTGTGGGCCTGCATTCTTCAGCTATTTATTACAATGTTTCATCGATGCCGCTGTAGACAAAACCAATATTACCCATGAAGAAGCAACTACTTTAGCAAGTGAGATGATTATTGGGATGGGGAAACTACTAGAAAAAGGAATCTTCACATTACCAACTCTGCAAGAGAAAGTATGCGTAAAAGGCGGTGTTACCGGAGAAGGGATTCGCATTTTAGAAGATCACGTTGGAGACATGTTTGAGAAATTATTCGAGCGGACACATGAAAAATACGATGAAGATATAGCAGAGGTCGAACAGCAATTTAATAAGCACACGTAA
- a CDS encoding class I SAM-dependent methyltransferase, with protein MRYEQFALLYDELMNDVPYDKWVEFTEESLRQAGMKDAKILDVACGTGNVTLPLVKAGYDVIGVDLSEEMLTVAQQKLGEEGHFIPFYQQDMRELDVPGEFDCVTIFCDSLNYLLQEEDVQEAFRRVFHHLRKDGLFLFDVHSFYKIHHVFQNETYTVNGEEVALIWNCFPGEEPNSVEHDLTFFVQDQEVGVYHRFDEFHMQRAYSVELLTKWLEEAGFTVLRVTGDFERTEITEQTERIFFMAKKNG; from the coding sequence ATGAGATACGAGCAATTTGCTTTGCTATATGACGAACTCATGAACGATGTTCCCTATGATAAATGGGTAGAATTCACTGAGGAAAGCTTACGGCAGGCAGGGATGAAAGACGCGAAAATTCTTGATGTAGCTTGCGGAACCGGGAATGTAACGCTTCCACTTGTCAAGGCAGGTTATGACGTCATTGGTGTTGATCTTTCGGAAGAAATGTTAACAGTTGCACAACAAAAGCTTGGGGAAGAAGGACACTTTATTCCCTTTTATCAACAAGATATGCGTGAACTGGATGTTCCGGGTGAGTTTGATTGTGTGACGATTTTTTGTGATTCATTAAATTACTTATTGCAAGAGGAAGATGTGCAAGAAGCGTTTAGACGTGTGTTTCATCATTTGCGAAAAGATGGTTTGTTTTTGTTTGATGTACACTCATTTTATAAAATTCATCATGTGTTTCAAAATGAAACATATACAGTGAATGGTGAAGAAGTTGCTCTTATTTGGAATTGCTTCCCTGGTGAAGAGCCGAATAGTGTTGAACATGATCTTACATTTTTTGTGCAGGATCAAGAGGTGGGAGTGTATCATCGTTTTGATGAATTTCATATGCAACGTGCATATTCTGTTGAATTGCTGACGAAATGGCTTGAAGAAGCTGGATTTACAGTGCTTCGTGTAACGGGTGATTTTGAACGCACGGAAATAACGGAACAAACAGAACGAATCTTTTTTATGGCGAAAAAGAACGGCTAA
- the rsfS gene encoding ribosome silencing factor, with protein MKDKELLVLAAQAADDKKAEDMVVLNMQGISPIADYFIICHGNSDKQVQAIAREIKAKAHEFEIDVQRMEGFDEARWVLVDLGDVVAHVFHKDERNHYNLERLWGDVPREDITKELSQ; from the coding sequence ATGAAAGATAAAGAACTATTAGTATTGGCAGCACAAGCAGCTGATGATAAAAAAGCAGAAGATATGGTTGTATTAAATATGCAAGGTATTTCGCCGATTGCGGATTATTTCATTATTTGCCATGGTAATTCAGATAAACAGGTACAAGCGATTGCTCGTGAAATTAAGGCGAAAGCACACGAGTTTGAAATTGATGTGCAACGTATGGAAGGTTTCGATGAAGCGCGCTGGGTTTTAGTAGACCTTGGTGATGTAGTGGCGCATGTATTCCATAAGGATGAGCGTAATCACTATAATTTAGAACGTCTATGGGGCGATGTACCACGTGAAGATATTACAAAAGAGTTAAGCCAATGA
- the yqeK gene encoding bis(5'-nucleosyl)-tetraphosphatase (symmetrical) YqeK — MDRKQALEIVKQQMHEKRYIHTIGVMETAIELAKLYGVNEKKAEMAAIFHDYAKCRPIQEMEEIIKREELPKDLLQFNKELWHAPVGAYLVEKEVGITDHEILQAITYHTSGHESMTMLDKVIYVADYIEPGRKFPGVEEARELAREDINKALLFALKRTIQFLMEKDQTIYPLTFQTYNAALKEEVTE, encoded by the coding sequence ATGGATCGTAAGCAAGCACTTGAAATTGTGAAACAACAAATGCATGAAAAGCGTTATATTCACACAATTGGCGTAATGGAAACTGCAATTGAACTTGCGAAGCTATATGGTGTTAATGAGAAAAAAGCAGAGATGGCTGCTATTTTTCATGATTATGCAAAATGTAGACCGATTCAAGAAATGGAAGAAATTATTAAACGAGAAGAATTGCCAAAAGATTTACTTCAGTTTAATAAAGAGTTATGGCATGCTCCGGTTGGGGCATACTTAGTAGAAAAAGAAGTCGGTATTACAGATCATGAAATTTTACAAGCCATTACATATCATACAAGCGGTCATGAAAGTATGACGATGCTTGATAAAGTCATTTATGTGGCGGATTATATTGAACCGGGTCGTAAATTTCCAGGTGTTGAAGAAGCACGTGAATTGGCGCGTGAAGATATAAATAAAGCATTATTATTTGCATTAAAGCGCACGATTCAATTTTTAATGGAAAAGGATCAAACCATTTATCCGCTAACATTTCAAACATACAATGCGGCCCTAAAGGAGGAAGTTACTGAATGA
- a CDS encoding nicotinate-nucleotide adenylyltransferase, which yields MKKVGIIGGTFDPPHHGHLLIANEVYDALQLDEIWFLPNQIPPHKQGRSITSVENRLNMLELAIEQEDHFSICLEELNREGPSYTYDTMLQLTEKHSDIQFYFIIGGDMVEYLPKWYNIDALLQLVTFVGVARPGYTLHTPYQIVTIEIPEFAVSSSLLRERFVKKKTCKYLLPKQVQAYIERNGLYGS from the coding sequence TTGAAAAAGGTTGGAATCATTGGTGGTACATTCGATCCGCCGCATCATGGACATTTGTTGATTGCAAATGAGGTATACGATGCATTGCAGCTTGATGAAATTTGGTTTTTACCAAATCAAATTCCGCCTCATAAACAGGGTCGCAGTATTACAAGTGTAGAAAATCGATTGAACATGTTAGAGCTAGCAATTGAACAAGAGGATCATTTCTCCATTTGTTTAGAAGAGCTGAACCGTGAGGGCCCATCCTATACGTATGACACTATGTTACAATTGACAGAGAAGCATTCGGACATACAGTTTTATTTTATTATTGGCGGAGATATGGTGGAGTATTTACCAAAATGGTATAACATCGATGCATTACTCCAACTCGTAACATTTGTTGGGGTTGCGAGGCCGGGTTATACATTGCATACGCCTTATCAAATTGTCACAATAGAGATTCCGGAATTTGCCGTTTCTTCTTCGCTTTTACGTGAAAGATTTGTGAAGAAGAAAACGTGCAAGTATTTGCTTCCGAAACAAGTACAGGCATATATTGAGAGGAATGGGTTGTATGGATCGTAA
- the yhbY gene encoding ribosome assembly RNA-binding protein YhbY, translating to MLTGKQKRFLRAKAHHLTPIFQVGKGGVNENMVKQIGEALEVRELFKVSVLQNCEFDRHEVAEELAQGARAEIVQVIGGTIVLYKESRENKQIKLP from the coding sequence ATGTTAACAGGAAAACAAAAACGATTTTTACGTGCGAAGGCACATCACTTAACACCGATTTTTCAAGTAGGAAAAGGCGGCGTAAATGAAAATATGGTAAAACAAATTGGAGAAGCATTAGAAGTTCGTGAGCTATTCAAAGTGAGTGTACTACAAAACTGTGAATTTGATCGTCATGAAGTTGCAGAAGAACTTGCGCAAGGGGCAAGAGCAGAAATTGTACAAGTAATTGGAGGCACAATTGTTTTATACAAAGAGTCAAGAGAAAACAAACAAATCAAACTTCCATAA
- the aroE gene encoding shikimate dehydrogenase — MKQLYGVIGNPIGHSLSPFMHNDAFQYCGIDAHYHAFRVEENALAEAVKGLKALGVSGFNVTTPHKVSIMEYLDNIDPLAGQIGAVNTVLHKDGKLIGYNTDGIGYVRSLQSLSKEPLHQKRILLLGAGGACRAIYFSLIDAGVKEIDIANRTVEKAAQLIAGCQTNIGSHALSLEQATQEQVNYDIIIHTTTVGMHPHVKNTPLQIGSLKQGAIVSDIIYNPLETKLLQDARAQGAIVQNGIDMFVYQGALAFEMWTGRLPDVERMKQLVKKKLGG, encoded by the coding sequence ATGAAACAATTATATGGCGTAATTGGAAATCCAATCGGACATTCATTATCACCGTTCATGCATAACGATGCGTTTCAATATTGCGGTATAGATGCTCATTATCACGCGTTTCGCGTAGAAGAGAATGCGTTGGCAGAAGCGGTGAAAGGGTTGAAGGCATTAGGAGTTTCGGGCTTTAATGTAACAACTCCGCATAAAGTTTCTATCATGGAGTACTTGGATAACATTGATCCGTTAGCAGGGCAAATTGGTGCTGTTAATACAGTGCTTCATAAAGACGGAAAATTAATCGGCTATAATACAGATGGAATCGGCTATGTACGTTCATTACAATCTCTTAGTAAAGAGCCCTTGCACCAGAAGCGTATTTTATTACTTGGTGCAGGAGGCGCATGCCGTGCTATCTATTTTTCACTTATAGATGCAGGTGTAAAAGAAATTGATATTGCGAATCGTACAGTGGAAAAGGCAGCCCAGCTTATTGCTGGATGTCAAACGAATATTGGGTCGCATGCTCTTTCTTTAGAGCAAGCAACACAAGAGCAAGTGAATTATGATATTATCATTCATACAACGACGGTAGGTATGCATCCACATGTCAAAAATACCCCTCTGCAAATTGGTTCTCTCAAACAAGGAGCAATTGTTTCGGATATCATTTATAATCCGTTAGAGACAAAGTTACTGCAAGATGCTAGAGCGCAGGGGGCAATTGTACAAAATGGAATTGATATGTTTGTTTATCAAGGAGCACTGGCGTTTGAAATGTGGACAGGACGCTTACCAGACGTTGAACGAATGAAACAACTAGTAAAGAAAAAGCTTGGAGGCTAA